A genomic region of Mesobacillus jeotgali contains the following coding sequences:
- a CDS encoding Na+/H+ antiporter subunit A codes for MSLLHLAVLSPLLLAILIPFLHKYFKNIHTGWFLLPLPAVLFAYFLQFIGTTSHGGIVMETVAWISSLGIDFTLKVDGLGLLFALLITGIGALVVLYSIYYLNPDKEKLNTFYVYLLLFMGAMLGVVLSDNLIVLYTFWELTSFSSFLLIGYWNHRERSRYGAQKSMLITVFGGLSMLGGILMLYIITGTFSITETIQMSNEVVNHPLFTATLILFLLGAFTKSAQFPFHIWLPDAMEAPTPVSAYLHSATMVKAGIYLVARMTPVFAHSGTWVWLVAGVGVITLFWGSFSAVKQTDLKAILAFSTVSQLGMIMSLLGAGAAALHYGTIEDGYYIVAVTAAVFHLINHATFKGSLFMVTGIIDHETGTRDIRKLGGLMNFMPITFTLAIIGTFSMAGIPPFNGFLSKEMFFTGMLRVAEMDIFNMDTWGILFPIIAWTASVFTFLYSMMYVFKTFMGKYQPEKLEKKPHEAPIGMLISPVILASLVIIFGIFPNVLSHIIISPAMGSILPSLLGNGEGFDVHISHWHGPTAELFMTIGVITFGILLYKFMPKWAGIYSKLPSRMSFNRFYDRGLELLELTSKNITKSYMTGFIRTYLVYIFSFFILALASTLFFKNAFKLDLSDVAPIRFFEVVLVLIMAVSAITILFAKSRLTSIILLGAVGYTVALFFVLFRAPDLALTQLVIETVSVALFLLAFYHLPQIRRNEERIRFRATNALISIGVGAIVTMIALSAHSNKTFSSISEYYVENTYKKAGGENMVNVILVDFRGFDTMFEIAVLGIAALGIFAMIKLRLTRGRELDENK; via the coding sequence TTGTCTTTACTTCATCTTGCAGTTTTATCACCGCTTTTACTCGCGATCTTAATTCCATTTTTACATAAGTATTTCAAGAACATTCATACTGGGTGGTTCCTTTTGCCGCTGCCTGCCGTACTGTTTGCTTATTTCCTGCAATTCATCGGCACGACCAGCCATGGCGGTATCGTAATGGAAACTGTTGCTTGGATTTCTTCTCTTGGGATTGATTTTACGTTAAAAGTTGACGGTCTTGGGCTATTATTCGCCCTGCTGATCACTGGAATCGGCGCTTTGGTTGTGCTGTATTCGATTTATTATTTAAATCCGGACAAGGAAAAGCTGAATACTTTCTATGTCTACCTGCTTTTGTTCATGGGTGCGATGCTCGGAGTCGTTTTATCCGACAACCTGATTGTTCTCTATACCTTCTGGGAGTTGACCAGCTTTTCGTCTTTCTTGCTGATTGGATATTGGAACCATCGTGAGCGTTCCAGATATGGTGCACAAAAGTCAATGCTGATCACTGTTTTCGGGGGATTATCCATGCTCGGCGGGATCCTGATGCTCTATATTATCACAGGGACCTTCAGCATTACTGAAACAATCCAAATGTCAAATGAAGTCGTCAACCATCCTTTATTCACTGCGACATTGATTTTGTTCTTGTTGGGGGCTTTTACAAAATCAGCTCAGTTTCCATTCCACATCTGGCTGCCTGACGCCATGGAAGCACCTACGCCGGTCAGCGCATACCTGCACTCGGCTACGATGGTTAAAGCGGGGATTTATCTTGTCGCGCGTATGACGCCTGTTTTCGCACATTCAGGTACCTGGGTTTGGCTTGTAGCTGGAGTTGGGGTAATCACATTATTCTGGGGTTCATTCTCAGCGGTAAAACAAACCGATTTAAAAGCCATTCTCGCTTTCTCAACTGTCAGCCAACTGGGGATGATCATGTCACTTCTTGGGGCAGGTGCTGCAGCACTTCATTACGGCACGATTGAAGATGGCTATTATATTGTTGCGGTCACTGCCGCGGTCTTCCATTTGATTAACCATGCCACATTCAAAGGAAGTTTGTTCATGGTGACCGGCATCATTGACCACGAAACTGGGACAAGGGATATTCGCAAGCTTGGCGGTTTAATGAATTTCATGCCAATCACTTTCACGCTAGCGATCATCGGAACATTCTCGATGGCCGGAATTCCTCCTTTCAACGGTTTCCTGAGTAAAGAAATGTTCTTTACCGGCATGCTGCGTGTAGCGGAAATGGATATTTTCAATATGGATACATGGGGCATCCTGTTCCCGATCATTGCCTGGACAGCAAGTGTTTTCACATTCCTGTACAGCATGATGTATGTATTCAAAACCTTCATGGGCAAGTACCAGCCTGAGAAATTGGAAAAGAAACCACACGAAGCACCAATCGGAATGCTGATTTCGCCGGTTATCCTTGCGTCACTTGTCATCATTTTCGGTATATTCCCGAATGTACTGTCACATATCATCATTTCGCCTGCAATGGGGTCGATACTTCCATCATTGCTCGGAAATGGTGAAGGATTCGATGTCCATATTTCTCACTGGCACGGGCCAACAGCTGAATTGTTCATGACAATCGGTGTTATTACATTCGGAATATTGCTCTACAAGTTCATGCCTAAATGGGCAGGGATCTATAGCAAGCTTCCTTCACGCATGTCATTCAATCGTTTCTATGACCGCGGTTTGGAACTCTTGGAGCTAACGTCTAAAAATATTACGAAGTCATATATGACCGGTTTCATCCGGACGTATCTCGTTTATATCTTTTCATTCTTTATTTTGGCTCTTGCTTCGACATTGTTTTTCAAGAATGCATTCAAACTGGATTTGAGCGACGTCGCCCCAATCCGCTTTTTCGAAGTCGTGCTCGTTTTAATTATGGCTGTATCAGCAATTACCATCCTGTTCGCCAAATCAAGGCTGACGTCCATCATTCTGCTTGGCGCAGTTGGCTATACAGTTGCACTGTTTTTCGTACTATTCAGGGCGCCTGACCTGGCACTGACACAGCTGGTCATCGAAACTGTATCTGTTGCCCTGTTCCTGCTGGCGTTTTACCACTTGCCGCAGATCAGGAGAAATGAGGAGCGAATCCGCTTCAGGGCTACAAACGCACTCATCTCTATCGGAGTAGGGGCAATAGTAACGATGATCGCCTTATCTGCCCATAGTAACAAAACGTTTAGCTCCATTTCGGAGTATTATGTTGAAAATACTTATAAAAAAGCTGGCGGCGAAAATATGGTCAACGTTATCCTCGTTGATTTCCGCGGCTTCGATACAATGTTTGAAATTGCCGTTCTTGGCATTGCTGCCCTTGGTATTTTTGCGATGATCAAGCTTCGGCTGACAAGGGGGAGAGAATTGGATGAAAACAAATGA
- a CDS encoding Na(+)/H(+) antiporter subunit B, producing the protein MKTNDVILQTVTKFVLFVIILFSIHLFFAGHYYPGGGFIGGLMTSGAIVLLLLAFDIKTVKMILPFDYIKVVAVGLLIAIGTGAGALFFNMPFLTHAYTYAYLPLLGKTSLHTAVLFDTGVFLVVIGVTMTIIQTIGESE; encoded by the coding sequence ATGAAAACAAATGATGTCATCCTCCAGACTGTTACAAAGTTCGTCCTGTTCGTCATCATCCTGTTTTCGATTCACCTGTTTTTTGCAGGCCACTACTATCCGGGCGGTGGATTCATCGGCGGATTGATGACCTCTGGAGCGATTGTATTGCTTTTACTAGCATTCGATATCAAGACAGTCAAAATGATTTTGCCGTTTGATTATATAAAAGTTGTCGCTGTCGGTCTGCTCATTGCGATTGGAACAGGTGCAGGAGCGTTATTTTTCAATATGCCATTCCTGACACATGCATACACTTACGCTTATTTGCCGCTCCTCGGCAAGACATCTTTGCATACAGCGGTTTTGTTTGATACAGGGGTCTTCCTTGTCGTCATTGGTGTGACAATGACCATTATTCAAACGATTGGAGAGAGCGAATAA
- a CDS encoding Na(+)/H(+) antiporter subunit C — MEILMAFLIGILFMTATYLMLSKSLLRIIIGTGLLSHGAHLLLLTMGGLKRGAAPLLGEHAPSYADPLPQALILTAIVISFGVTAFFLVVAYRAYQELGTDNMDRLRGKEGHE; from the coding sequence ATGGAAATCTTAATGGCTTTTCTAATTGGAATTTTATTTATGACAGCCACTTACCTCATGCTTTCAAAAAGCTTGCTCAGGATTATTATCGGGACAGGGCTGTTAAGTCACGGTGCCCACCTTCTCCTGCTGACAATGGGAGGCTTAAAAAGAGGTGCAGCCCCGCTCCTGGGAGAACATGCCCCATCCTATGCCGATCCGCTGCCACAGGCACTGATCCTGACAGCGATCGTCATCAGCTTTGGTGTTACAGCATTCTTCCTGGTTGTGGCCTACCGTGCCTACCAGGAGCTTGGAACCGATAATATGGATCGCTTGAGAGGAAAGGAAGGACATGAATAA
- a CDS encoding Na+/H+ antiporter subunit D, whose translation MNNLIILPILIPLITGVVLIFFTKNIMAQRWISAISGLLTITVSFMLANQVYRNGIQTMDLSNWEAPYGITLVSDMLSALLVLTTSIIAFAALFYSFKSIGEARERFFYYPVVNFLIVGVNGAFTTGDIFNLFVFFEVMLMSSYVLIVLGGTKIQLRESIKYILVNVISSALFVIAVAYLYSVVGTLNMAHISVRLSEIGSAGIITVIAVLFLIVFGLKGAIFPLYFWLPGSYYAPPAPVMALFGALLTKVGVYSITRTYTLFFYHDVGYTHQLLQILAVLTIIAGVIGAMAYTDIKKIIIYNIIVAVGVILFGVSVLTPESLTGSVFYLMHDMNIKATLFLLIGIIIMITGTSDLEKISGLINRYPALGWTFFIATAALAGIPPLSGFAGKIMIVRSGFETENYIGAFVVLMSSLLVLYSVMRIFIRGFWGTPRAYKNEDKVPVKWLLVAPAILTVFAVLYGFGTEAIYPVISTAAETLANPEIYINAVLKE comes from the coding sequence ATGAATAATCTAATCATATTACCCATCTTAATTCCTCTGATTACAGGGGTTGTACTTATTTTTTTCACTAAAAACATCATGGCCCAGCGATGGATTTCAGCAATAAGCGGACTGCTCACGATTACTGTTTCCTTTATGCTGGCAAACCAGGTTTATCGGAATGGCATCCAGACGATGGATCTCAGTAACTGGGAAGCACCATACGGCATTACGCTTGTATCGGATATGCTTTCCGCCCTGCTTGTATTGACGACAAGTATCATTGCTTTTGCAGCGTTGTTTTACTCCTTCAAATCCATAGGAGAAGCTCGCGAAAGATTCTTTTATTATCCAGTCGTCAACTTCTTGATTGTCGGGGTTAACGGAGCCTTTACGACGGGCGATATTTTCAACTTGTTTGTATTTTTTGAAGTGATGCTGATGTCATCATATGTATTAATTGTGTTGGGCGGGACGAAAATCCAGCTCCGCGAATCGATTAAATACATACTCGTGAACGTTATTTCATCCGCCCTATTCGTTATCGCTGTAGCCTATTTGTATTCAGTGGTAGGGACGCTGAATATGGCGCATATTTCCGTAAGACTCAGCGAAATTGGGAGTGCCGGAATCATTACGGTGATCGCCGTATTGTTCTTGATTGTATTCGGACTGAAAGGCGCGATTTTCCCGCTTTATTTCTGGCTGCCTGGGTCGTATTACGCACCGCCAGCTCCAGTAATGGCACTGTTCGGTGCACTCCTGACCAAGGTTGGCGTATACTCAATTACCAGGACATACACATTGTTCTTTTACCATGATGTCGGCTATACCCATCAATTGCTGCAAATCCTCGCTGTCTTGACGATCATTGCTGGGGTCATCGGGGCAATGGCCTATACTGATATCAAAAAAATCATTATCTATAACATCATCGTTGCAGTCGGGGTAATCTTGTTCGGTGTATCCGTCCTGACACCTGAATCACTCACTGGCTCGGTCTTTTACCTGATGCACGATATGAACATCAAAGCGACACTGTTTCTGTTGATTGGAATTATCATCATGATCACAGGAACTAGCGACCTTGAAAAAATCAGCGGTCTGATCAACAGATACCCTGCACTTGGGTGGACATTCTTCATTGCCACAGCCGCACTTGCCGGCATTCCGCCGCTCAGTGGTTTCGCAGGCAAAATTATGATTGTGCGCTCTGGATTTGAAACAGAAAACTATATCGGTGCTTTTGTTGTACTGATGTCGAGCTTGCTTGTCCTGTATTCAGTGATGAGGATTTTTATCAGGGGCTTCTGGGGAACGCCGAGAGCCTATAAGAATGAAGATAAGGTACCTGTAAAGTGGCTGCTCGTTGCACCTGCAATTCTCACTGTGTTCGCTGTGTTATACGGCTTCGGAACTGAGGCTATTTATCCGGTAATTTCAACAGCCGCCGAAACGCTTGCCAATCCGGAAATCTACATCAATGCTGTTTTGAAGGAGTGA
- a CDS encoding Na+/H+ antiporter subunit E has translation MAFQILLNFILAFVWMFLKTSYSPASFFVGYFFGLLIIYIFRRFFTSRFYLLRVVAVLNLIYIFTLELILSNVAVLKAVLRPKLNIKPGIFAFPTELKEDWEITMLANLITLTPGTLVVDVSPDNRILYVHAMDITDADEAIQSIKNTFEKAIMEVSR, from the coding sequence ATGGCTTTTCAAATCTTGTTGAATTTTATACTGGCCTTTGTCTGGATGTTCCTTAAGACTTCCTACTCCCCGGCCTCCTTTTTCGTCGGGTATTTCTTCGGCCTGCTCATCATTTATATTTTCAGGCGGTTCTTCACTTCCCGCTTCTATTTACTGAGGGTAGTGGCTGTGCTGAACTTGATTTATATTTTCACTTTGGAACTGATCCTTTCGAATGTAGCAGTTTTAAAGGCAGTACTTAGGCCAAAGCTTAATATCAAGCCGGGCATCTTCGCATTCCCGACAGAATTGAAAGAAGACTGGGAGATTACAATGCTCGCAAACCTGATTACCTTGACCCCTGGTACACTGGTCGTCGATGTTTCACCTGACAACAGGATATTGTATGTACATGCGATGGACATCACTGATGCGGATGAAGCAATCCAGAGTATCAAAAATACGTTTGAAAAAGCGATTATGGAGGTGAGCCGATAA
- a CDS encoding Na(+)/H(+) antiporter subunit F1 — MFEAVLWISVTFISLAMIGLIYRVIKGPTVADRVVALDAIGISLVSVIALVSIVLETSAFLDIILLIGILAFIGTVAFSKFLEKGVIMEYDRNGNR, encoded by the coding sequence ATGTTTGAAGCGGTTTTGTGGATTTCAGTTACCTTCATATCACTTGCGATGATCGGCCTGATTTACCGAGTAATCAAGGGGCCTACTGTAGCAGATCGGGTAGTTGCCCTCGACGCCATCGGTATCAGCCTTGTTTCTGTGATTGCTTTAGTATCAATTGTTCTGGAAACTAGCGCTTTTCTTGATATCATCTTGTTGATCGGTATCCTGGCATTCATCGGAACAGTTGCCTTTTCAAAATTCCTTGAGAAGGGAGTAATCATGGAATATGACAGAAATGGAAATCGTTAA
- the mnhG gene encoding monovalent cation/H(+) antiporter subunit G → MTEMEIVKFFAGLFILLGAFLSLVTAFGLIRLPDVYTRNHAASKSATMGVMLVLLGTFLYFWLIEHHFNSRLLLGVLFIFLTSPVAGHLIARAAYNSGVKLSDRTVQDDLAKARKKMKAEGQLK, encoded by the coding sequence ATGACAGAAATGGAAATCGTTAAATTTTTTGCAGGATTGTTCATTCTGCTCGGAGCATTTCTTAGCCTTGTGACTGCCTTTGGACTGATCAGGCTTCCAGATGTTTATACAAGGAACCATGCAGCATCGAAAAGTGCAACAATGGGGGTCATGCTTGTCCTGCTTGGCACCTTCCTATATTTTTGGTTGATAGAACATCATTTCAATTCCCGTTTATTGCTGGGAGTCCTGTTCATCTTCCTCACTTCTCCTGTTGCAGGGCATTTGATTGCAAGGGCAGCCTATAACAGCGGGGTAAAGCTTTCGGACCGCACTGTTCAGGATGATCTTGCAAAAGCACGCAAAAAGATGAAAGCTGAAGGACAACTTAAATAA
- a CDS encoding FAD-dependent monooxygenase, with product MDDARISIVGGGISGLCTAIALQRKGIHVNVYEKEKNAHEQDTGIILSGNAIRAFYIMGLGPELRAYGLNSDGCLFKSDSGNIIAEFDYHAPSHIPNYLFIHRSELQRILTDALLPGSLHLDKHMIDFNHDNTISLFFKDGTSVESDYLISCDGAASQIRTKLFPNSRLTYSGFSCWRGILEDPPIKVDTYTETWGPRGRFGIAPLIDNQVFWYALKKSSEEYSDKTEWSSIDLLFNFFYYHEPIQEILESTSPDHIIFDNLYDLKPLTPLQSGNILLLGDSAHASMPNIGQGASQAAEDAVYLAKWISSEETIDKAFTKYETHRQERMKLVKDEMKIYGLAARIDFPVLCSLRNKLLQMTPASYHNAKLRKIVEIEEDMDAL from the coding sequence ATGGACGATGCAAGAATCTCAATCGTCGGCGGCGGAATCAGCGGGTTATGCACAGCAATTGCCCTGCAGAGAAAAGGAATTCATGTGAATGTCTATGAAAAAGAAAAAAATGCACATGAACAAGATACTGGAATCATCTTAAGTGGTAATGCCATTAGGGCATTTTACATTATGGGATTAGGACCCGAATTACGAGCATACGGATTGAATTCTGATGGCTGCTTGTTTAAATCCGATTCTGGAAATATCATTGCTGAATTCGACTACCATGCGCCTTCACACATCCCAAATTATCTGTTCATCCACCGTTCTGAACTTCAAAGAATTTTGACAGATGCCCTCCTTCCTGGCTCTCTCCATTTAGATAAGCATATGATTGATTTTAACCACGACAATACAATATCATTATTTTTCAAAGATGGTACCAGTGTAGAATCAGATTATCTTATAAGCTGCGACGGTGCAGCTTCACAAATTCGCACAAAGCTGTTTCCAAATAGCAGGCTGACATATTCAGGGTTCTCCTGTTGGAGAGGCATTTTAGAAGATCCGCCTATCAAGGTAGATACCTACACTGAAACCTGGGGGCCGAGGGGAAGATTCGGAATCGCTCCGTTAATAGATAATCAGGTGTTTTGGTATGCATTAAAAAAATCCTCTGAAGAATACAGCGACAAGACCGAGTGGTCCTCTATCGATTTATTGTTCAACTTTTTCTACTACCATGAACCAATCCAGGAAATACTGGAAAGCACCTCACCAGACCATATCATTTTCGACAATCTATATGATTTGAAGCCCTTAACCCCGCTCCAATCCGGAAACATCCTGCTACTCGGTGATTCAGCACACGCTTCAATGCCCAATATAGGCCAGGGAGCATCACAGGCTGCTGAAGATGCCGTTTACCTGGCTAAATGGATCAGCAGCGAAGAAACAATTGATAAGGCATTTACTAAGTATGAAACACACAGACAGGAACGTATGAAATTAGTGAAAGATGAAATGAAAATATACGGATTGGCTGCAAGAATTGATTTCCCTGTACTTTGCTCACTCCGTAACAAGCTTCTTCAGATGACACCCGCCTCATACCATAATGCGAAACTGAGGAAGATAGTTGAAATTGAAGAGGATATGGATGCGTTGTAA
- a CDS encoding PaaI family thioesterase: MELNNTLLGALGIEITELQKGKVVATMPVDDRTRQPFGLLHGGASVALAETVASVGAFELVDKENEVVVGLEINANHIRAKKDGLVTAVGTVLHQGKTTMVWDIKITDEEEQLVCISRCTITVIKQRK, encoded by the coding sequence GTGGAACTTAATAACACACTGCTTGGCGCACTGGGAATAGAAATAACGGAACTGCAGAAAGGAAAGGTTGTCGCTACAATGCCTGTCGATGACCGTACAAGGCAGCCATTCGGCCTGCTGCATGGGGGTGCATCTGTAGCCCTGGCAGAAACGGTCGCCAGCGTTGGAGCATTCGAACTAGTCGACAAGGAAAACGAAGTGGTGGTAGGCCTTGAAATCAACGCCAACCATATAAGGGCAAAAAAGGACGGATTAGTTACAGCTGTCGGCACTGTCCTCCACCAGGGAAAAACAACCATGGTTTGGGATATAAAAATCACCGATGAAGAAGAACAGCTTGTCTGCATTTCAAGATGTACGATCACTGTTATAAAACAGAGGAAATGA
- a CDS encoding asparagine synthase — MNRVREGMIPAVLGTAVTAAGYAMKQNRKIDKMVSNTLFGFGLAHIVLGAIDLVEHRNEF; from the coding sequence ATGAACCGAGTTCGTGAAGGCATGATTCCAGCGGTATTAGGAACTGCTGTTACAGCAGCTGGTTACGCTATGAAACAAAATCGCAAAATCGATAAGATGGTTTCCAATACACTATTCGGTTTCGGATTGGCACATATTGTCCTTGGGGCTATCGATTTGGTCGAACACCGAAATGAATTTTAG
- a CDS encoding DedA family protein, translating into MDLELVINIIEDNGYMGLFLWLWFGVFVIPVPNEVILMTVGLASSKGALNPILAFLVTYMGISAAFSSSYLLGRVIGTRLLRLLEKKKRFANSIESAMKLMEKYHAFSLSLSCFAPGVRYLVPLLYGFSRLPFKTFALFAYSGAFVWVSSIFVIGYLFGDKMDIIMKYNKEFWLVVLAFVMISIIFVYRRRKIRAAAVSEEVILQEGQQK; encoded by the coding sequence ATGGATCTGGAGTTGGTCATTAATATTATTGAAGATAATGGCTATATGGGTTTGTTTTTATGGTTATGGTTCGGGGTTTTCGTCATTCCTGTTCCCAATGAGGTTATTCTGATGACTGTGGGTCTCGCTTCGTCCAAGGGAGCCTTGAACCCCATTCTTGCATTTTTGGTTACATACATGGGCATCTCTGCGGCCTTTAGCTCCAGCTACCTGCTGGGTAGGGTGATAGGGACAAGGCTGCTTCGGTTGTTAGAGAAAAAGAAGCGTTTTGCGAATTCGATTGAATCTGCTATGAAGCTGATGGAGAAATACCATGCATTTTCATTGTCTTTGAGCTGTTTTGCTCCTGGAGTCCGATACTTGGTGCCGTTACTTTACGGCTTCAGCAGACTCCCGTTTAAAACCTTTGCACTTTTTGCCTATAGTGGAGCGTTCGTATGGGTATCAAGCATTTTTGTGATAGGCTATCTATTTGGAGATAAAATGGACATAATCATGAAGTACAATAAAGAATTTTGGTTGGTCGTACTTGCTTTCGTGATGATCAGCATCATATTCGTGTACCGCCGGAGAAAAATAAGGGCTGCGGCTGTTTCTGAAGAAGTAATTCTTCAGGAAGGGCAGCAAAAATAA
- a CDS encoding sulfite oxidase-like oxidoreductase has translation MYFGKARKKGLSDRVPPNQNVTTSFPVLHYGNVPYYKNLEDWTLKIFGQVENEVVLRYKELMALPQTTSGNDIHCVTGWSKLDNVWSGISTQELARLGSPKETAKYVILHAEENWTTNLPIEDFLKETSLLAHSHNGEELTPEHGYPLRAVIPHLYFWKSAKWVRGIEFSSENRPGFWEENGYHMYGNPWKEQRMTWD, from the coding sequence ATGTATTTCGGAAAAGCGCGTAAAAAGGGCCTATCGGACAGAGTCCCGCCGAACCAAAATGTCACGACCTCTTTTCCTGTCCTGCATTATGGCAATGTGCCATATTATAAGAATCTCGAGGATTGGACCTTGAAAATTTTTGGTCAAGTAGAAAACGAAGTTGTATTACGATATAAAGAGTTAATGGCTCTGCCGCAAACGACTTCTGGCAATGACATACACTGTGTGACGGGGTGGTCAAAGCTGGACAATGTCTGGTCTGGCATATCCACTCAGGAATTAGCCCGGCTCGGCAGTCCAAAGGAAACAGCTAAGTATGTCATTCTACATGCTGAGGAAAATTGGACGACAAATCTGCCAATTGAGGACTTTCTTAAGGAGACAAGTCTGCTAGCTCATTCCCATAACGGGGAGGAGCTAACCCCGGAACATGGCTATCCATTGAGGGCTGTCATTCCTCATCTATACTTTTGGAAGAGTGCGAAGTGGGTCAGAGGGATTGAATTCTCCTCTGAAAACCGGCCTGGTTTTTGGGAAGAGAACGGCTACCACATGTATGGAAATCCATGGAAGGAACAGCGAATGACCTGGGACTAG
- a CDS encoding Na+/H+ antiporter family protein, with translation MNAVVIAVLAMLILSLLRVNVVLALIAGALIGGLTGGLSIEKTIEVFTGGLGGSAEVALSYALLGGFAVAISKTGLPNLIVDWMIGMIGKNGESKAKTYSKAIIVILILMMAIFSQNLIPIHIAFIPILIPPLLIVFNELKIDRRLIASVLTFGLTAPYILLPVGFGGIFHDILATNMADSGMEIDMGDIPTAMLLPVAGLVVGLLIAIFVSYRKPRTYEDYQVVQVEKSDYSKVGIIFSIIAIVAALAAQLYFGSMIIGALAGILVVYVSGAIKWREADNLLTEGMKMMAFIGFVMLAAFGFADVLKETGDVETLVAQAADAIGNNKALGALAMLVVGLLVTMGIGSSFSTIPIIATIFVPLSLQLGFSPMATIAIVGTAAALGDAGSPASDSTLGPTAGLNADTQHNHIWDTVVPTFVHYNIPLIIFGWIAAMVL, from the coding sequence ATGAACGCAGTTGTAATAGCTGTCCTGGCGATGCTGATCCTGAGCTTGCTTCGTGTCAATGTTGTGTTGGCATTGATTGCTGGAGCGCTGATTGGCGGGCTGACAGGCGGTTTGAGTATAGAGAAGACCATTGAAGTTTTTACAGGAGGGCTTGGCGGCAGTGCCGAGGTTGCGCTAAGTTACGCGCTACTTGGAGGATTCGCTGTTGCTATTTCCAAGACTGGCTTGCCAAATCTAATCGTTGACTGGATGATCGGAATGATTGGCAAGAACGGAGAATCGAAAGCTAAGACGTATTCTAAAGCGATTATTGTCATCCTGATTTTAATGATGGCGATATTCTCGCAAAACTTGATTCCGATCCACATCGCTTTTATACCGATTTTGATTCCACCATTGTTGATTGTATTCAACGAGCTGAAAATAGATCGTCGCTTGATTGCTTCCGTATTGACATTTGGGCTTACCGCGCCTTATATTTTGCTTCCTGTTGGATTCGGTGGGATTTTCCACGATATCCTGGCTACGAACATGGCTGACAGTGGAATGGAAATTGATATGGGGGATATCCCGACAGCAATGCTTCTGCCTGTAGCAGGACTTGTTGTTGGATTGTTGATTGCGATTTTCGTATCTTACAGAAAGCCTAGAACCTACGAGGATTATCAAGTGGTTCAAGTTGAGAAAAGTGATTACTCGAAAGTTGGCATCATTTTCTCAATCATTGCCATTGTTGCAGCGCTTGCTGCCCAGCTTTATTTCGGTTCTATGATTATCGGTGCCCTGGCAGGGATCCTGGTCGTGTACGTGAGCGGAGCGATCAAGTGGCGTGAAGCTGATAATCTTTTAACAGAAGGCATGAAGATGATGGCATTCATCGGATTTGTCATGCTAGCTGCTTTCGGTTTCGCTGATGTTCTAAAAGAAACTGGAGACGTTGAAACGCTTGTAGCGCAGGCAGCTGATGCAATTGGCAATAATAAAGCCCTTGGCGCGTTGGCAATGCTTGTTGTAGGACTTCTGGTCACAATGGGGATCGGTTCTTCATTCTCGACGATTCCGATCATCGCCACAATATTTGTGCCTCTTAGCCTTCAACTTGGGTTCAGCCCGATGGCGACAATTGCGATTGTGGGAACGGCTGCTGCACTAGGTGACGCAGGTTCGCCAGCATCTGACAGCACACTTGGGCCGACAGCCGGTTTGAATGCTGATACGCAGCACAACCACATCTGGGACACGGTTGTTCCGACATTTGTTCACTATAATATACCGTTAATCATTTTCGGCTGGATCGCCGCAATGGTTTTATAA